A region from the Inhella inkyongensis genome encodes:
- the cobS gene encoding adenosylcobinamide-GDP ribazoletransferase: MTIRWTEEVRLIAVALQFLTRCPVPARWLAPWQPDWLNACVRHFPLVGAGVGAFSAAVLWGAAQFWGPWVAALLALAAGAWATGAFHEDGLADTMDALGGAVSREKALTIMKDSRIGSYGALALILITGLRAAALAELVAHSATGAALLLIATHALARSLPLGLMMALPYAGDAEHAKAKPLATGVRGPQVLPGLLWLAPLPLLIGWPSLVQALAVLLLLLGLLLRRWYARRLGGYTGDTLGAAEQLGEAALLLLFAARV; the protein is encoded by the coding sequence TTGACCATTCGATGGACCGAAGAAGTTCGCTTGATCGCCGTCGCGCTGCAGTTCCTGACGCGCTGCCCGGTGCCGGCGCGCTGGCTGGCGCCTTGGCAGCCGGATTGGCTGAACGCCTGCGTGCGCCACTTCCCCCTGGTGGGGGCGGGCGTGGGCGCCTTCAGCGCCGCCGTGCTCTGGGGCGCAGCGCAGTTTTGGGGCCCTTGGGTGGCGGCCCTGCTGGCCCTGGCCGCCGGCGCCTGGGCCACCGGCGCCTTTCACGAGGACGGCCTGGCCGACACCATGGATGCACTGGGCGGGGCGGTGAGCCGCGAAAAGGCGCTCACCATCATGAAGGACTCGCGCATCGGCTCCTATGGCGCGCTGGCCCTGATCCTCATCACCGGCCTGCGCGCGGCGGCTTTGGCGGAGTTGGTGGCGCACAGTGCCACCGGCGCCGCACTCCTTCTGATCGCCACCCATGCGCTGGCGCGCAGCCTGCCGCTGGGCCTGATGATGGCGCTGCCCTATGCGGGCGACGCCGAGCACGCCAAGGCCAAGCCCCTGGCGACCGGCGTCCGTGGGCCTCAAGTACTGCCGGGCCTGCTGTGGCTGGCGCCGCTGCCGCTGCTGATCGGTTGGCCGTCCCTTGTTCAGGCCCTGGCCGTGCTGCTGCTGCTGCTGGGCCTGCTGTTGCGCCGCTGGTATGCGCGCCGTTTGGGCGGCTACACCGGCGACACCCTGGGCGCGGCTGAGCAGTTGGGCGAAGCCGCTCTGCTGCTGCTTTTTGCGGCCCGCGTTTGA
- a CDS encoding histidine phosphatase family protein: protein MLIAYRHPKPIGAQGLCVGARTDLAVDPRKAKRLAHRIRACQRREALAREVWTSDLRRAADVGRWLRRWGWRHLIDARLRELDFGAWDGRAWDAIAEPEIRAWSRALADVRPGGDGETVGALVDRVVAVCAAAEGRRMSLLVTHGGWLSALKWRMLQAGERVDAANWPSAPAYAEAVRCS, encoded by the coding sequence ATGCTGATCGCCTACCGCCACCCCAAGCCCATCGGCGCGCAAGGCCTGTGCGTGGGCGCGCGCACCGACCTGGCGGTCGATCCGCGCAAGGCCAAGCGCCTGGCGCATCGCATCCGTGCGTGTCAGCGCCGCGAAGCGCTGGCGCGCGAGGTCTGGACCTCCGACCTGCGGCGTGCGGCGGATGTGGGGCGTTGGCTGCGGCGCTGGGGTTGGCGTCACCTTATCGATGCCCGCCTGCGTGAGCTGGACTTCGGCGCCTGGGACGGCAGAGCCTGGGACGCCATCGCTGAGCCCGAAATCCGTGCTTGGAGCCGCGCCCTGGCCGATGTCCGCCCGGGGGGCGATGGTGAGACGGTGGGCGCCCTGGTGGATCGGGTGGTTGCGGTGTGCGCCGCAGCCGAGGGGCGGCGCATGAGCCTGTTGGTCACCCATGGGGGCTGGCTGTCCGCGCTGAAGTGGCGGATGCTCCAAGCCGGTGAGCGTGTTGATGCTGCGAACTGGCCTTCCGCCCCGGCCTACGCAGAGGCGGTGCGCTGCAGCTGA
- a CDS encoding helix-turn-helix transcriptional regulator — translation MNGDRFGPRRRMAQLHALCQADLATADFLQAFLEALHAVIPSQRNLFDLTDSQGQLLHYYCEGLIDTRIAQIYFEHFHNRREAECMPAFATLASAPAGVRSARPLMSREFFHSALYNEIWRPQGFHSRVEGVVRATDGRLLGSLVLYRGPSDPDFSSGDEQTLATILPWIASALVRAETREVGRAQRFLPTPQREEYLLLSEAGQLRAASEGALGLLLQADAGLTLNGLRDGELGIRWALDRLFQRISLTPGDRSQPLLGAGESFRAVTLINAHGRFVVEVRSLQSGQGGAERLHQVCLRRHEPQTVSLHRALRQLPLTAGQFQVCRALYEGQTLVDLARQQRVAHSTVVDHTRKIYRALDVSGVGELRQLIDDAMRP, via the coding sequence ATGAACGGCGATCGCTTTGGGCCACGGCGGCGGATGGCACAGCTGCATGCGCTGTGCCAGGCAGACTTGGCGACGGCGGACTTTTTGCAGGCGTTTTTGGAAGCCTTGCATGCCGTCATTCCCAGCCAGCGCAATCTGTTTGATCTGACAGATTCACAGGGCCAGCTGCTGCACTACTACTGCGAAGGGCTGATTGACACCCGGATTGCGCAGATCTACTTCGAGCACTTCCACAACCGCCGTGAAGCGGAGTGCATGCCAGCCTTTGCCACCCTGGCCTCGGCGCCGGCTGGGGTGCGCAGTGCGCGACCCCTGATGTCGCGCGAGTTCTTCCACTCAGCGCTCTACAACGAGATCTGGCGTCCGCAGGGCTTTCACAGCCGCGTCGAGGGCGTGGTGCGCGCCACTGACGGGCGCCTATTGGGCAGTCTGGTGCTGTACCGGGGGCCGAGTGACCCCGACTTCTCGTCGGGTGACGAGCAGACCCTGGCCACGATCCTGCCGTGGATCGCTAGCGCCCTGGTCCGGGCCGAGACGCGGGAGGTCGGCAGGGCGCAACGATTCCTTCCGACACCGCAACGTGAGGAGTATTTGCTGTTGTCCGAGGCCGGACAGCTCAGGGCGGCATCGGAAGGCGCTCTGGGCCTGCTCTTGCAAGCCGACGCTGGCCTGACCCTGAACGGGCTGCGAGACGGCGAGCTGGGTATCCGCTGGGCGTTGGATCGCTTGTTTCAGCGCATATCGCTCACCCCGGGTGATCGTTCACAGCCCTTGCTGGGCGCGGGGGAGTCTTTTCGTGCCGTGACGCTGATCAATGCCCATGGCCGCTTTGTGGTCGAGGTGCGCAGCCTGCAATCGGGGCAGGGTGGGGCGGAGCGTTTGCACCAGGTCTGTTTGCGCCGCCATGAGCCGCAGACCGTCAGCCTGCATCGGGCACTGCGGCAGCTGCCGCTGACGGCCGGGCAGTTTCAAGTGTGTCGTGCGCTCTATGAAGGGCAGACCCTGGTCGACTTGGCGCGGCAGCAGCGTGTAGCTCACAGCACCGTGGTGGACCACACGCGAAAGATCTATCGCGCGCTGGACGTTTCAGGCGTGGGTGAACTGCGCCAATTGATCGATGACGCGATGCGACCCTGA
- a CDS encoding GNAT family N-acetyltransferase produces the protein MQALHITPLGQRLDLLPLLQSWFEAEWPGHYGPDGRGDAAADLRAYAREGALPLGLVALRDGHPCGFAAIKTEPFASHPTLGPWAGAAVVPAALRRQGIGRALLLGLEAQARSLRLPRLFCATATSASLLERCGWQRIDSNASMAIFVKVIGPAS, from the coding sequence GTGCAAGCGCTCCACATCACTCCACTGGGCCAACGCCTCGACCTGCTGCCGCTGCTGCAGAGCTGGTTCGAGGCCGAATGGCCGGGCCACTATGGCCCGGACGGCAGGGGTGATGCAGCGGCGGATTTGCGGGCCTATGCCCGCGAAGGCGCCTTGCCGCTGGGGCTGGTGGCCCTGCGGGATGGACACCCCTGCGGCTTCGCGGCCATCAAGACCGAGCCCTTCGCCAGCCATCCCACGCTCGGCCCCTGGGCCGGCGCGGCGGTGGTGCCGGCGGCCCTGCGCCGCCAGGGCATCGGCCGCGCGCTGTTACTGGGCCTGGAAGCGCAGGCGCGAAGCCTGCGCCTGCCGCGCCTCTTCTGCGCCACGGCCACATCGGCTTCATTGCTTGAGCGCTGTGGGTGGCAGCGCATCGATTCCAACGCCTCCATGGCCATCTTTGTAAAGGTCATTGGCCCAGCGAGCTAA
- a CDS encoding diacylglycerol kinase: MNDISSMKSRGGLLRVWKALGYSLQGLRAAVRNEAAFRQELALGLPLLLAAPWVGRSGPEVLALVGVVLLIWVVELLNSALEALADAISLERRELLGRAKDLGSAAVLFTLLFAAAVWGWVIWQRWGP, from the coding sequence ATGAATGACATCTCGTCCATGAAAAGCCGAGGCGGCCTGCTGCGCGTCTGGAAGGCCTTGGGCTACTCGCTGCAAGGCCTGCGCGCCGCCGTGCGCAACGAAGCCGCCTTCCGCCAGGAACTGGCCCTGGGCCTGCCCCTGCTGTTGGCTGCCCCCTGGGTGGGGCGCAGCGGTCCCGAGGTGTTGGCCCTGGTGGGCGTGGTGCTGCTGATCTGGGTGGTCGAGCTGCTGAACTCCGCCCTGGAGGCCCTGGCCGATGCCATCAGCCTGGAGCGCCGCGAGCTGCTGGGCCGCGCCAAAGACCTGGGCAGCGCGGCCGTGCTGTTCACCCTGCTGTTTGCAGCGGCCGTCTGGGGCTGGGTGATCTGGCAGCGCTGGGGCCCCTGA
- a CDS encoding sensor histidine kinase: MAAPRSLLRGLAWTLGLGALVWALAVAAAAVLAVDEEVDELLDDALRASAEGLAPALANLGPVGVRAPSPQASGELRYAWWLLDAQGQLLQQSPGDYPALGQARPPAGFSNASPWRLYARPLDQPGGLWLVVGQTRAERREALQEVMWMVALSSLGVALLGLPLLALRARQELRPLGRLSERLEQLAHEGVAPQQLAHALGEPERAELAPIHRALRTLGEHLSERLAFERAFAPQAAHLLRTPLAGMDAQLAVALKEAAPETLPRLRLLRESTTRLQRLVLALLRLFRSEQAVQRQWLDAAQLLSELPTPGLSLRSTPGGRRLSADPELLAAALLNLLDNAQRHGARSVWLEWPSEQCLLVCDDGPGMPEAERVALEAALQDSAAAADASGQGLGLRLAALVTRAHGGRLRLPPQAQGFAVALELGPPHE; the protein is encoded by the coding sequence ATGGCAGCCCCCCGCTCGCTGCTGCGCGGCCTGGCCTGGACCCTGGGACTGGGCGCCCTGGTGTGGGCCCTGGCCGTGGCCGCAGCCGCCGTGCTGGCAGTGGACGAAGAGGTAGACGAACTGCTGGATGACGCCTTGCGTGCCAGTGCCGAAGGCCTGGCGCCGGCGCTGGCCAACCTCGGCCCCGTGGGTGTCCGCGCCCCGAGCCCCCAAGCCAGCGGCGAACTGCGTTACGCCTGGTGGCTTCTGGATGCCCAGGGCCAACTGCTGCAGCAATCTCCGGGCGACTACCCGGCCCTGGGTCAGGCCCGTCCGCCGGCGGGCTTTTCCAATGCCAGCCCCTGGCGGCTTTATGCCAGGCCACTGGATCAGCCCGGCGGCCTGTGGCTGGTGGTGGGCCAGACGCGTGCCGAGCGCCGCGAGGCGCTGCAAGAGGTGATGTGGATGGTCGCGCTATCCAGCCTGGGGGTGGCCCTGCTGGGTCTGCCGCTGCTGGCCCTGCGCGCGCGCCAGGAACTGCGCCCTTTGGGCCGCCTGTCCGAGCGCCTGGAGCAACTGGCCCACGAAGGCGTGGCACCCCAGCAGCTGGCTCATGCGCTGGGCGAGCCCGAACGCGCCGAACTGGCGCCGATCCACCGCGCACTGCGGACCCTGGGTGAGCACTTGAGCGAACGGCTGGCCTTCGAACGCGCCTTCGCTCCGCAGGCCGCCCACTTGCTGCGCACCCCCCTGGCCGGCATGGACGCTCAGCTGGCGGTGGCGCTCAAGGAAGCCGCACCCGAAACCCTGCCACGCCTGCGCTTGCTGCGCGAATCCACCACCCGCCTGCAACGCCTGGTGCTGGCCCTGCTGCGGCTGTTTCGCAGCGAGCAGGCGGTGCAGCGCCAGTGGCTGGACGCCGCGCAGTTGCTGAGCGAGCTGCCAACCCCGGGCCTGAGCCTGCGCAGCACCCCAGGGGGCCGGCGTTTGAGCGCCGACCCCGAGCTGCTGGCCGCGGCCCTGCTCAATCTGCTGGACAACGCACAGCGCCATGGCGCGCGCTCGGTGTGGCTGGAATGGCCAAGCGAGCAATGCCTGCTGGTGTGCGACGACGGCCCCGGCATGCCCGAGGCCGAGCGCGTAGCCCTGGAGGCTGCGCTGCAAGACAGCGCCGCTGCCGCCGACGCCAGCGGCCAGGGCCTGGGCTTGCGCCTGGCCGCTTTGGTCACCCGCGCCCACGGCGGCCGCCTGCGTCTGCCGCCCCAGGCCCAGGGTTTTGCCGTCGCCCTCGAACTGGGACCCCCGCATGAATGA
- a CDS encoding response regulator transcription factor — MRILLVEDDWVLGDGLRAFLRAEGQVVDWCPTLAQASAALRGEPFDAWLLDWQLPDGSGLDWLQARRAQGLRTPALMLTARETLNDRIQGLDGGADDYLVKPFAPEELAARLRACVRRQLPSEGALTLQGGAQVQLQTRSAQWQGQKVELTAREWALMEALLLRSGRWVSKADLEALALGFDGQPASSNSLEVHIANLRRKLGRSAIETLRGLGYRCALETP, encoded by the coding sequence ATGCGGATCCTGCTGGTGGAAGACGACTGGGTGCTGGGCGATGGCCTGCGCGCCTTTCTGCGCGCCGAGGGCCAGGTGGTGGACTGGTGCCCGACCCTGGCCCAGGCCAGCGCAGCCCTGCGCGGAGAGCCCTTCGATGCCTGGCTGCTGGATTGGCAACTGCCAGACGGCTCGGGGCTGGACTGGCTGCAGGCCCGGCGCGCTCAAGGGCTGCGCACGCCCGCATTGATGTTGACCGCGCGCGAGACCCTGAACGACCGCATCCAGGGCCTGGACGGCGGCGCCGACGACTACCTGGTCAAACCCTTCGCCCCGGAGGAACTGGCGGCCCGCCTGCGCGCCTGCGTGCGGCGCCAGCTGCCCAGCGAAGGCGCCTTGACCCTGCAAGGCGGCGCCCAAGTGCAATTGCAGACGCGCAGCGCGCAATGGCAAGGCCAGAAGGTCGAATTGACCGCACGCGAATGGGCCTTGATGGAAGCCCTGCTGCTGCGCAGCGGGCGCTGGGTCAGCAAGGCCGACCTGGAGGCCCTGGCCCTGGGCTTTGATGGCCAGCCCGCCAGCAGCAACAGCCTGGAAGTGCACATCGCCAACCTGCGCCGCAAGCTCGGCCGCAGCGCCATCGAAACCCTGCGCGGCCTGGGCTACCGCTGCGCCTTGGAGACCCCTTGA
- a CDS encoding phosphoethanolamine transferase: MSFPSVLSWRLPVSRFRAELSPESLLLLFSLYWALAANRPVWGAVHQGLGAGRLLGVVALLALIHYLVLAPWMAVRVSRPLLLALSAVAALGSYFTQSLGVVLDPAMMRNLMRTDWREARELVGPGLLGHVAVLLLPVVLVLVQVRPVRSRTGWAGMRRRLGWWLTALLGALVLLWVLFQPLSGLMRMNKGLRYQMLPVAPLWSLPRSVWQDMKEAQAPRQPIGLDAKAGPTWAAAQRPRVLVWVVGETVRAANWGAYTLPEGGVRDTAPLTGIEPQWLRFPRMTTCGTDTETSLPCMFAPTGRRAYDEAQIRGQESLLHVLQRAGVQTEWWDAQSGCKGVCAELPQRRLDCGELCDRELFAGLAPKLQAIRQSGPGTHLLVLHMLGNHGPSYYRRYGSEHARFQPACQSDDLGRCSQAEIRNAYDNALLATDALLADALKQLRALQGEMDVALLFTPDHGESLGEKGLFLHGMPFSFAPREQTEVPMLFWLSEGWRATRGWSADCLSRLPKGSAPQHDHLFHTALNLLDVRTALYEPTWDLLQPCAAR; encoded by the coding sequence ATGTCGTTCCCCTCTGTGTTGTCCTGGCGTCTGCCGGTCTCGCGCTTCCGTGCTGAACTCTCGCCCGAGAGTTTGCTGCTGCTGTTCTCTTTGTACTGGGCGTTGGCGGCCAACCGCCCGGTTTGGGGTGCCGTGCATCAGGGCCTGGGGGCGGGCCGTCTGCTGGGCGTGGTGGCGCTCCTGGCATTGATTCACTACCTGGTGTTGGCGCCTTGGATGGCCGTGCGGGTGAGCCGACCCCTGCTGCTGGCCCTGAGTGCGGTGGCGGCTTTGGGCAGCTATTTCACCCAGAGCTTGGGCGTGGTGCTGGACCCGGCCATGATGCGCAACCTCATGCGCACCGACTGGCGTGAGGCGCGGGAACTGGTGGGGCCAGGGTTGCTCGGTCATGTCGCTGTGTTGCTGCTGCCGGTGGTGTTGGTGCTGGTCCAAGTTCGGCCGGTACGCTCGCGCACGGGCTGGGCGGGGATGCGTCGGCGTCTGGGCTGGTGGCTGACGGCGCTGCTGGGTGCCCTGGTCCTGCTGTGGGTGCTATTCCAGCCGCTCTCGGGCCTGATGCGCATGAACAAGGGCCTGCGCTACCAGATGCTGCCAGTGGCGCCGTTGTGGTCGTTGCCGCGCAGCGTCTGGCAGGACATGAAAGAAGCCCAAGCGCCGCGCCAGCCCATTGGCCTGGATGCCAAGGCGGGTCCGACCTGGGCGGCAGCGCAAAGGCCGCGCGTGCTGGTGTGGGTGGTGGGCGAAACCGTGCGTGCCGCCAACTGGGGCGCTTACACCCTGCCCGAAGGAGGGGTGCGAGATACCGCTCCGTTGACCGGGATTGAGCCGCAGTGGCTGCGCTTTCCGCGCATGACGACTTGCGGCACAGATACCGAGACCTCGCTGCCCTGCATGTTCGCGCCCACCGGCCGACGGGCCTATGACGAGGCGCAGATCCGCGGACAGGAGTCCTTGTTGCATGTGCTGCAGCGGGCCGGCGTGCAAACGGAGTGGTGGGATGCGCAGTCCGGCTGCAAGGGCGTGTGTGCCGAGTTGCCGCAGCGGCGCCTGGATTGCGGCGAGTTGTGCGACCGCGAGCTCTTCGCCGGCCTGGCGCCTAAGCTACAGGCGATCCGCCAGAGCGGGCCGGGCACCCATCTGCTGGTGCTGCACATGCTGGGCAACCACGGGCCGTCCTACTACCGGCGCTACGGATCGGAGCATGCGCGCTTCCAGCCGGCTTGCCAGTCTGATGACCTGGGACGTTGCAGCCAGGCGGAGATACGCAATGCCTACGACAACGCATTGCTGGCCACCGATGCGCTGTTGGCCGACGCCCTGAAGCAGCTTCGGGCCTTGCAGGGGGAGATGGATGTGGCGCTGCTCTTCACGCCCGATCACGGTGAATCCCTGGGCGAGAAGGGGCTCTTTCTGCACGGCATGCCCTTCAGCTTTGCGCCGCGCGAGCAGACCGAAGTGCCGATGCTGTTCTGGCTGAGCGAGGGGTGGCGCGCCACGCGGGGCTGGTCCGCCGATTGTTTGAGTCGCCTGCCGAAAGGCAGCGCTCCGCAACACGATCATTTATTCCATACCGCACTGAACCTGCTGGACGTGCGAACCGCCTTGTACGAGCCGACATGGGACCTGCTGCAGCCATGCGCGGCACGCTGA
- a CDS encoding phosphatase PAP2 family protein codes for MGPAAAMRGTLTRPTFLLALGLACALGWDFSGLDLHVARHLGSAQGFAAQHAFWAETLLHDGVRKLLGLAVVLSAALIWRREGRARRVGALLAALLATLAVNALKATSLTSCPWSLAEFGGEPGVEWVSHWQWAVADGGPGHCFPSGHSAGVFALWCLVPAWTEQARWRRLAWLAVGLLGAAASAAQWARGAHFVSHSLWSAWGCAAWAFALQLAMEKGLWARNSLTGPSVNRLGDWLAGSWARMRV; via the coding sequence ATGGGACCTGCTGCAGCCATGCGCGGCACGCTGACGCGCCCGACCTTCTTGTTGGCCTTGGGGCTGGCCTGCGCGCTGGGTTGGGACTTCAGCGGATTGGACCTGCATGTCGCGCGTCACCTGGGCAGCGCCCAGGGCTTTGCTGCCCAGCATGCGTTTTGGGCCGAGACCCTGTTGCACGATGGGGTGCGCAAACTGTTGGGCCTGGCCGTCGTGCTGAGCGCGGCGCTGATATGGCGCCGCGAGGGGCGTGCACGCCGGGTTGGCGCGCTGCTGGCGGCCTTGCTGGCCACCCTGGCGGTCAATGCGCTGAAGGCCACCAGCCTCACCAGCTGTCCGTGGAGCCTGGCCGAGTTCGGCGGTGAGCCCGGGGTCGAGTGGGTGTCGCACTGGCAGTGGGCGGTGGCCGATGGCGGTCCGGGACACTGCTTTCCCTCGGGCCACTCGGCCGGCGTGTTCGCTCTGTGGTGCCTGGTGCCGGCCTGGACCGAACAGGCGCGCTGGCGGCGCCTGGCCTGGCTGGCCGTGGGTCTTTTGGGGGCGGCCGCGTCGGCCGCGCAGTGGGCACGTGGCGCTCACTTTGTCAGCCACAGCCTGTGGTCGGCCTGGGGCTGCGCAGCCTGGGCTTTTGCGCTTCAGCTCGCCATGGAGAAGGGCTTATGGGCCAGGAACTCCTTGACCGGCCCGAGTGTGAACCGATTGGGCGACTGGTTGGCCGGCAGCTGGGCGCGGATGCGGGTGTGA
- a CDS encoding class I SAM-dependent methyltransferase, giving the protein MSSADGLRAAFGPNLTGLFSAKVADYVASRPDYPAALLDWLRQQSLPHARVVDLGAGTGLLTQGLLATGWPVLAVEPDAAMRAACDARLSHLPGYRSAAGQAEALPCADQSVDLICAAQCFHWFDLPAARREFDRVLAPGALVALIWNDRIEDDPLNQALDEVFARFGGAKRASQLNQDERAEVPGFLRGAVQHWDGPHQQQLDWAGLLALAFSRSYMPARTAPAGQAAEQALQAVFAQHAQDGKLQLRYLTCAYLGN; this is encoded by the coding sequence GTGAGCAGCGCGGACGGCTTGCGGGCGGCCTTTGGGCCCAACCTGACGGGCTTGTTCAGCGCCAAGGTGGCGGACTACGTCGCCTCGCGGCCGGACTATCCGGCCGCCCTGCTGGACTGGCTGCGCCAGCAGTCGCTACCCCATGCCCGCGTGGTGGACCTGGGCGCCGGCACCGGCTTGCTGACCCAGGGCCTGTTGGCCACCGGTTGGCCCGTGCTGGCGGTGGAGCCCGATGCCGCCATGCGCGCGGCCTGTGATGCCCGGCTGAGCCACCTGCCGGGCTACCGCAGTGCGGCAGGGCAGGCCGAAGCCCTGCCTTGCGCTGACCAATCCGTCGATCTGATCTGCGCCGCACAGTGCTTTCACTGGTTTGACCTGCCCGCCGCACGGCGTGAGTTCGACCGCGTGCTGGCGCCCGGTGCCCTCGTGGCCCTGATTTGGAACGACCGGATCGAGGACGATCCCCTGAACCAGGCCCTGGATGAGGTTTTTGCCCGCTTCGGCGGCGCCAAGCGAGCCAGCCAGTTGAACCAGGATGAACGCGCCGAGGTTCCCGGCTTTTTGCGCGGCGCCGTGCAGCACTGGGACGGCCCTCATCAGCAACAGCTGGATTGGGCCGGACTGCTGGCCCTGGCATTCAGCCGCTCCTACATGCCGGCCCGCACCGCACCGGCAGGCCAGGCCGCCGAGCAGGCCTTGCAAGCGGTCTTTGCCCAGCATGCACAAGACGGGAAGTTGCAGCTGCGCTACCTGACTTGCGCCTACTTGGGCAACTGA